The Tardiphaga alba genome includes a window with the following:
- a CDS encoding cytochrome P450: MNIQNRIDPDKATRDRIARELAYSMPLKDFHPGAPKLFATDTLWPFFERLRAEEPVHYCTNAPIEPYWSITKYNDIMHVDTNHGIFSSDVKHGGIAIRDVPVGYDWPSFIAMDEPNHSRQRKTVTPMFTPEHLDELATLIRGRVCKVLDGLPRNETFDWVDRVSVELTTQMLATLFDFPWDERRKLTRWSDVSTALPKSGIVSSEDERRREMDECAAYFQKLWNERVNSDPRNDLISMMAHSDATRFMDPDTLMGNIILLIVGGNDTTRNTMTGSVLALNENPDQYQKLRDNPALIETMVPEVIRWQTPLAHMRRTALHDAQIGSKTIRKGDRVVMWYVSGNRDDEVIERPNEFIIDRKRPKIHLSFGFGIHRCVGMRLAELQLKIVWEEILKRFENIEVVGEPKRVYSSFVKGYEHLPVRIS, from the coding sequence ATGAATATCCAGAACCGTATCGACCCCGACAAGGCGACTCGCGACCGCATCGCGCGCGAGCTCGCTTATTCGATGCCGTTGAAGGACTTTCACCCCGGCGCACCAAAACTGTTTGCCACCGACACGCTGTGGCCGTTCTTCGAGCGGCTGCGCGCGGAAGAGCCGGTGCATTACTGCACCAATGCGCCGATCGAGCCCTATTGGTCGATCACCAAATACAACGACATCATGCATGTGGACACCAATCACGGCATCTTCTCGTCAGATGTGAAGCATGGCGGCATCGCCATCCGCGACGTGCCGGTGGGCTATGACTGGCCGAGCTTCATCGCCATGGACGAGCCGAACCACAGCCGGCAGCGCAAGACCGTGACGCCGATGTTCACGCCCGAACATCTCGACGAACTCGCAACCTTGATCCGCGGCCGCGTCTGCAAGGTGCTGGACGGCTTGCCGCGCAACGAGACTTTTGATTGGGTCGATCGCGTCTCGGTCGAGCTCACCACGCAGATGCTGGCGACCCTGTTCGACTTCCCGTGGGACGAACGCCGCAAGCTGACGCGCTGGTCGGATGTCTCCACGGCGCTGCCCAAGAGCGGCATCGTGTCATCGGAGGACGAGCGCCGCCGCGAGATGGACGAATGCGCCGCCTATTTCCAGAAACTCTGGAACGAGCGCGTCAATTCCGACCCGCGGAATGACCTGATCTCGATGATGGCGCATAGCGACGCCACGCGCTTCATGGATCCCGATACGCTGATGGGCAATATCATCCTGCTCATCGTCGGCGGCAACGATACCACCCGCAACACGATGACCGGCTCGGTGCTCGCGCTGAACGAGAATCCTGACCAATATCAGAAGCTGCGCGACAATCCGGCGCTGATCGAGACTATGGTGCCCGAAGTGATCCGCTGGCAGACGCCGCTGGCGCATATGCGGCGCACCGCTTTGCATGACGCCCAGATTGGTTCGAAGACCATCCGCAAGGGCGATCGCGTGGTGATGTGGTATGTTTCCGGCAACCGCGACGACGAGGTGATCGAGCGGCCGAACGAGTTCATCATCGACCGCAAACGGCCGAAGATTCACCTGTCATTCGGTTTCGGCATACACCGCTGCGTGGGCATGCGCCTGGCGGAGTTGCAATTGAAGATCGTTTGGGAGGAAATACTGAAACGGTTCGAAAACATCGAAGTTGTGGGGGAACCCAAGCGCGTGTATTCGAGCTTCGTCAAAGGCTACGAGCATCTTCCTGTCAGGATTTCGTAG
- a CDS encoding isovaleryl-CoA dehydrogenase — translation MIPNAQSMFNFDLGETADAIRETVRDFAQNEIAPRAEAIDKSNQFPIDLWPKLGYLGLHGITVEEEYGGAGLGYLEHVIAMEEVSRASASVGLSYGAHSNLCINQLRRNGNDAQKRKYLPGLISGEHVGSLAMSEPGAGSDVVSMKTRADKKGDRYILNGSKFWITNGPVAQTLIVYAKTDPHGGPRGITAFIIEKGMKGFSTAQKLDKLGMRGSDTCELVFTDCEVPEENVLGAVGKGVNILMSGLDYERAVLAAGPLGIMQACMDVVLPYVHERKQFGEPIGNFQLVQGKVADMYVTMNASRAYVYAVAKACDRGETTREDAAGAILYAAERATQCALDAIQLLGGNGYINDYPTGRLLRDAKLYEIGAGTSEIRRMLIGRELFTKSG, via the coding sequence ATGATCCCGAACGCCCAGAGCATGTTCAACTTCGATCTCGGGGAGACCGCCGACGCCATTCGCGAGACCGTGCGTGATTTCGCGCAGAACGAGATCGCGCCGCGCGCCGAAGCCATCGACAAGAGCAACCAGTTCCCGATCGATCTGTGGCCCAAGCTCGGTTATCTCGGCCTGCACGGCATCACCGTGGAGGAAGAGTATGGCGGGGCAGGGCTCGGCTATCTTGAACACGTCATCGCCATGGAGGAAGTGTCGCGCGCATCGGCGTCGGTCGGCCTGTCCTATGGCGCGCATTCCAATCTCTGCATCAATCAGCTCCGTCGTAACGGCAATGACGCGCAGAAGCGAAAATATCTTCCGGGCCTGATCTCCGGCGAGCATGTGGGATCGCTGGCGATGTCCGAGCCCGGCGCCGGCTCCGACGTGGTGTCCATGAAAACCCGCGCGGACAAGAAGGGCGATCGCTACATTCTCAATGGCAGCAAGTTCTGGATCACCAACGGCCCAGTGGCGCAGACGCTGATCGTCTACGCCAAGACCGATCCCCATGGTGGCCCGCGTGGCATCACGGCTTTCATCATCGAGAAGGGCATGAAGGGTTTTTCGACCGCGCAAAAACTCGACAAGCTCGGCATGCGTGGCTCCGACACCTGCGAGCTCGTTTTCACGGATTGCGAAGTGCCGGAGGAGAACGTCCTCGGCGCCGTCGGCAAGGGCGTCAACATCCTGATGTCGGGTCTCGATTACGAGCGCGCGGTGCTGGCTGCGGGGCCGCTCGGCATCATGCAGGCCTGCATGGATGTGGTGCTGCCCTATGTGCATGAGCGCAAGCAGTTCGGCGAACCGATCGGTAATTTCCAGCTGGTGCAGGGCAAAGTCGCCGACATGTATGTCACCATGAACGCCTCGCGCGCCTATGTTTATGCGGTGGCGAAGGCCTGCGACCGCGGCGAGACCACGCGCGAGGATGCCGCCGGCGCGATTCTGTATGCAGCCGAGCGCGCCACGCAATGCGCGCTGGATGCGATCCAGCTCCTCGGCGGCAACGGTTACATCAACGACTATCCGACCGGACGTTTGCTGCGCGACGCCAAACTGTACGAAATCGGCGCTGGCACCAGCGAAATCCGCCGCATGCTGATCGGGCGGGAGCTGTTCACGAAGAGTGGCTAG
- a CDS encoding DUF2927 domain-containing protein: MPPPPHHHVFRFSLCLLTAFGLFAIALPQPAHAGEPAIIAAHQRHQKRSFTDTQIIDGFLKTAFGAEYHLAGRVDRIRKYQTPVRIVIDGGTAQRKKQIGKVVADIGRRVQHLNIAVVENSADANVTVKLVRDRDLYPTLSAFYGEDRANEIRTSLDPQCLSGFRKNDAFEIERSDVILTTDNGDFTFYDCAYEEMLQSLGPINDTNSVPWTMFNDNVSMGFFDIYDQYLLNILYDPRIKAGMTVQEVRKVLPQVLADVRVWVAKLNDLAD, encoded by the coding sequence ATGCCCCCTCCTCCGCACCATCACGTCTTTCGTTTCAGCCTCTGCCTGCTGACGGCCTTCGGCCTCTTTGCCATCGCGCTGCCGCAGCCGGCCCATGCCGGTGAACCCGCGATCATCGCCGCGCATCAGCGCCACCAGAAGCGCAGCTTCACCGACACCCAGATCATCGACGGCTTCCTGAAGACGGCATTCGGCGCCGAATATCATCTCGCCGGGCGCGTCGACCGCATCCGCAAGTATCAAACGCCGGTGCGCATCGTCATCGATGGCGGCACCGCACAGCGCAAGAAGCAGATCGGCAAGGTGGTCGCCGATATCGGCCGCCGCGTGCAGCATCTCAACATCGCCGTGGTGGAGAACAGCGCCGACGCCAATGTCACCGTGAAGCTGGTGCGCGACCGCGATCTTTATCCGACGCTGTCGGCTTTCTACGGCGAGGACCGCGCCAACGAGATCCGCACCTCGCTCGATCCGCAATGCCTGTCGGGCTTCCGCAAGAACGATGCCTTCGAGATCGAACGCTCGGACGTGATCCTCACCACCGACAATGGCGACTTTACCTTCTACGACTGCGCCTATGAAGAAATGCTGCAATCGCTCGGCCCGATCAACGACACCAATTCGGTGCCGTGGACGATGTTCAACGACAACGTCTCCATGGGCTTCTTCGATATCTATGATCAGTATCTGCTCAACATCCTCTACGATCCCCGCATCAAGGCGGGCATGACCGTGCAGGAGGTCCGCAAGGTGCTGCCACAAGTGCTCGCCGATGTGCGCGTGTGGGTGGCGAAGCTGAACGACCTCGCGGATTAG
- a CDS encoding L,D-transpeptidase, which produces MKRFFAALSVAVAVVAVALPAEARPRNQAAQDFVVDDSPSFSNFFSNFGSGGGGSGPIPRQTVGFQSNYAPGTIVVNTAERRLYLVQPGGSALRYGIGVGRDGFRWGGVHRVTAKKEWPSWTPPAQMLRRRPDLPRHMEGGPDNPLGARAIYLGSTLYRIHGSNEPETIGQAVSSGCFRMTNEDVTDLYNRVAVGATVIVKN; this is translated from the coding sequence ATGAAGCGCTTTTTTGCTGCCCTGTCCGTCGCAGTCGCTGTTGTTGCGGTTGCACTGCCTGCCGAAGCCCGCCCCCGTAACCAGGCGGCTCAGGATTTCGTCGTCGACGACAGCCCGTCGTTCTCGAACTTCTTCTCCAATTTCGGCAGTGGCGGCGGCGGTTCGGGCCCGATTCCGCGCCAGACCGTCGGCTTCCAGAGCAATTACGCGCCCGGCACCATCGTGGTGAATACCGCGGAGCGCCGGCTGTATCTGGTCCAGCCTGGCGGCAGCGCGCTGCGCTACGGCATCGGCGTCGGCCGCGACGGCTTCCGCTGGGGCGGCGTGCACCGCGTCACCGCCAAGAAGGAATGGCCGTCATGGACGCCGCCGGCCCAGATGCTGCGCCGCCGGCCCGACCTGCCGCGCCACATGGAAGGCGGCCCGGACAATCCGCTCGGCGCCCGCGCCATCTATCTCGGCTCGACACTGTACCGCATCCACGGCTCCAACGAGCCGGAGACCATCGGCCAGGCCGTGTCGTCCGGCTGCTTCCGCATGACCAATGAGGACGTCACCGACCTCTACAACCGCGTCGCCGTCGGAGCGACTGTGATCGTGAAGAACTGA
- a CDS encoding acetolactate synthase large subunit, whose product MNGAESLVRTLVAGGVDVCFANPGTSEMHFVAALDRVEGMRCVLGLFEGIVTGAADGYYRMKGTPASTLLHLGPGLANGLANLHNAKKANSGIVNIVGQHAVYHIEHNAPLTSDIEGLARPMSQWVRTSPSAKTVAADGAAAIAAASGAQAQIATLILPADTAWNEADGIAKVPAPEQRANFHAPAVDTAAKLAKEGETTLLLLTGSALTEQGLALAEQIAGKTGCKVISQTYNPRMARGRGRFFVERVPYVVDSALPVLKNFKNIVLIEANDPVAFFAYPNKPSMLKAEGCNVHRMTANGENSVAALEALASAVGAKPSDVKPQKHAELVKPTGKLDHASVAAAIAAGIPENAIVIDESITTGRGFFPVTAGAAPHDWLQNMGGSIGFSTPVAVGAAVACPDRKVICMVGDGSAMYTPQSLWTQARENLDVTTIVFANRNYQILKGEFDNVGAGAMGSRALDMLTLDRPHLDWVSLAKGMGVPGVAVTTAEEFSKALADANAAQGPKLIEVLM is encoded by the coding sequence ATGAACGGTGCGGAGAGCCTGGTACGAACATTGGTGGCAGGCGGCGTAGATGTCTGCTTTGCCAATCCGGGAACGTCGGAAATGCATTTCGTCGCGGCGCTCGACCGTGTCGAAGGCATGCGCTGCGTGCTCGGCCTGTTCGAAGGCATCGTGACCGGTGCGGCGGATGGCTATTACCGCATGAAGGGCACCCCGGCCTCGACCCTGCTGCATCTCGGCCCCGGCCTCGCCAATGGTCTCGCCAACCTGCACAATGCCAAGAAGGCCAATTCGGGCATCGTCAACATCGTCGGCCAGCACGCCGTCTATCACATCGAGCACAATGCGCCGCTGACCTCGGATATCGAGGGCCTCGCCCGCCCGATGTCGCAGTGGGTGCGCACCTCGCCGAGCGCCAAGACCGTGGCTGCCGACGGCGCTGCCGCCATCGCCGCCGCCAGCGGCGCGCAGGCCCAGATCGCCACCCTGATCCTGCCGGCTGACACCGCCTGGAACGAAGCCGATGGCATCGCCAAGGTGCCGGCCCCCGAGCAGCGCGCTAATTTCCACGCCCCGGCCGTCGATACCGCCGCAAAGCTCGCCAAGGAAGGCGAGACCACGCTGCTGCTGCTGACCGGTTCGGCGCTGACCGAGCAGGGCCTGGCACTCGCCGAGCAGATCGCCGGCAAGACCGGCTGCAAGGTGATTAGCCAGACCTACAATCCGCGCATGGCCCGTGGCCGCGGTCGCTTCTTCGTCGAGCGCGTGCCTTACGTGGTCGATTCCGCACTGCCGGTGTTGAAGAACTTCAAGAACATCGTTCTGATCGAAGCCAACGATCCGGTCGCGTTCTTCGCCTATCCGAACAAGCCGAGCATGCTGAAGGCCGAAGGCTGCAACGTGCACCGTATGACCGCCAATGGTGAGAACTCGGTCGCTGCCCTGGAAGCCCTGGCCAGCGCCGTCGGCGCCAAGCCGTCGGACGTCAAGCCGCAGAAGCATGCCGAACTGGTCAAGCCGACCGGCAAGCTGGACCATGCGTCGGTGGCCGCTGCCATCGCGGCCGGCATTCCCGAGAACGCCATCGTCATCGACGAGTCCATCACCACCGGCCGTGGCTTCTTCCCGGTGACCGCCGGCGCCGCACCGCATGACTGGCTGCAGAACATGGGCGGCTCGATCGGCTTCTCCACCCCGGTTGCCGTCGGCGCCGCGGTGGCCTGCCCGGACCGCAAGGTGATCTGCATGGTCGGTGACGGCTCGGCCATGTACACGCCGCAGTCGCTGTGGACCCAGGCGCGCGAAAACCTTGATGTGACCACCATCGTGTTCGCGAACCGCAACTATCAGATCCTGAAGGGCGAGTTCGACAATGTCGGCGCCGGCGCCATGGGCAGCCGCGCGCTGGACATGTTGACGCTCGACCGTCCGCATCTCGACTGGGTGTCGCTCGCCAAGGGCATGGGCGTCCCCGGCGTCGCCGTCACGACCGCCGAGGAATTCAGCAAGGCACTCGCCGACGCGAATGCTGCGCAGGGTCCGAAGCTGATCGAAGTCCTGATGTAA